The following are encoded in a window of Bremerella alba genomic DNA:
- the larB gene encoding nickel pincer cofactor biosynthesis protein LarB — protein MKRHELERIAKQYRAGKVTLSDFCAQVMQPKSEQLSDTTLDVDRARRCGFPEVVYGEGKSAETIIEIFRKQQEHGDTSLATRIDAEKGAALKASLPDGIYHEKGRTFRMPTDQPTWGNVGLVTAGTSDLPVAEEARETLRWMGIEPVFIQDVGVAGPHRFGEQAHKLSDADAVIVVAGMEGALPSVAGGHLACPVIAVPTSVGYGASFQGVAALLGMLNSCASNVTVVNIDAGFKGAYLAGLISLRVLQAKSQPES, from the coding sequence ATGAAACGCCACGAACTGGAACGCATCGCCAAGCAGTACCGCGCCGGAAAAGTAACCCTCTCTGACTTTTGCGCGCAAGTCATGCAGCCGAAATCCGAACAGCTTTCCGATACGACTCTCGATGTCGATCGAGCTCGCCGCTGCGGTTTTCCAGAAGTCGTTTACGGCGAAGGGAAGTCGGCCGAAACAATCATCGAGATTTTCCGCAAACAACAAGAGCACGGTGATACTTCACTGGCCACACGTATCGATGCCGAAAAAGGCGCCGCGTTGAAAGCGTCGCTGCCGGACGGGATCTATCACGAAAAGGGCCGCACGTTTCGAATGCCCACCGATCAACCCACGTGGGGCAATGTCGGCTTGGTAACGGCCGGCACAAGCGATTTGCCAGTTGCGGAAGAAGCACGCGAGACACTGCGTTGGATGGGAATCGAACCGGTGTTTATCCAAGACGTTGGTGTCGCAGGTCCTCATCGTTTTGGAGAACAAGCTCATAAACTAAGCGACGCAGATGCCGTGATCGTGGTGGCTGGCATGGAAGGTGCACTCCCTAGTGTGGCAGGCGGACATCTGGCTTGCCCGGTCATCGCCGTACCGACGAGCGTAGGATACGGGGCGAGCTTCCAAGGTGTTGCCGCACTGCTAGGCATGCTCAATAGTTGTGCCTCGAATGTCACCGTCGTGAATATTGATGCCGGCTTCAAAGGTGCGTACCTGGCCGGACTCATTTCGCTGCGTGTCCTACAAGCCAAGTCACAACCCGAAAGTTAG
- a CDS encoding NAD(P)H-hydrate dehydratase produces MPIQPLPTGLPIIAPRAADSHKGTYGRALLVGGSVGMPGSISLSGQACLKGGAGLVTLAVPDAIINTVANFEPSYMTWALPTDRSGHIPLHAKSRLREKLEASSCLAVGPGLGQSQGLFHLVGHLYETFTGPMIIDADGLNLLSLRSAPLAGRAGPRVITPHLGEFRRLVGKPHLSMEDARDMASELAGRQKITVVLKGPKTLVTDGQRHWHNPTGNPGLATGGTGDVLTGLITALLAQSLDAYEAAVLAVFLHGLAADLAIETTTQAGLTATDLLSFVEAAWRDYESRRDHLST; encoded by the coding sequence ATGCCTATCCAACCCTTGCCAACAGGTTTGCCGATCATCGCCCCCCGCGCCGCCGATTCGCACAAAGGAACTTATGGCAGGGCGTTGCTGGTTGGTGGTTCGGTGGGAATGCCTGGTTCAATTAGTCTTTCGGGGCAGGCATGTCTTAAAGGAGGTGCAGGCCTAGTGACGCTGGCCGTCCCCGATGCGATCATCAACACGGTGGCCAATTTTGAACCATCGTACATGACCTGGGCTCTGCCGACCGATCGCAGTGGACACATTCCCTTGCATGCGAAATCTCGTTTGCGTGAAAAGCTCGAGGCGTCAAGTTGCCTGGCTGTTGGTCCAGGCTTAGGACAATCGCAAGGCTTGTTCCACCTTGTTGGTCACCTATACGAAACATTTACCGGCCCGATGATCATCGACGCGGATGGTTTGAACCTTTTATCGCTGCGAAGTGCTCCTCTTGCCGGTCGTGCTGGCCCACGTGTCATTACACCCCATCTCGGCGAATTCCGACGTCTTGTCGGAAAACCGCACCTCTCGATGGAAGATGCGCGCGACATGGCCAGCGAGTTAGCTGGTCGGCAGAAAATCACCGTTGTGTTGAAAGGCCCCAAGACGCTTGTTACCGATGGACAACGTCATTGGCACAATCCAACCGGCAACCCTGGCTTGGCCACCGGAGGAACGGGCGATGTGCTCACCGGTTTGATCACGGCACTTCTGGCTCAATCGCTTGATGCTTACGAAGCCGCCGTTCTAGCCGTGTTTCTGCATGGATTAGCCGCCGACCTGGCGATCGAAACGACAACTCAAGCAGGCTTAACGGCAACTGATTTGCTTTCTTTCGTAGAGGCAGCGTGGCGAGATTATGAGTCGCGACGCGATCATCTTTCGACGTAA
- a CDS encoding Gfo/Idh/MocA family protein, translated as MKHPQNTSRRHFLKAAGTAAAVAGVATYVPRHVLGAEGTPSANEKINLGVIGYGNRCKYVMGGTLPHADVRCIAVADVWSKHREDGKAMVDKHYRNTDCETLVDFRELLQRKDIDAVLIATGDRWHAAASILAAKAGKDVYSEKPCGITIEDCQQLADTITAEQKVFQAGTQRRSVPNFIKAVELAHSGKLGELQTLHASVYRPVLDNSWLPAQTQPSPQELDWNLWLGPAAWRPFNLAYVQGKWRGQWDFDSGARLLDWGAHTLDLCQWANQADATMPVEYQPHKDGISCRYENGVKLEIDFLADPFGDRSPHYITRLGTCPVRFIGTDGWVETGDNGEIVCSSPALQKEITEDTSRVRGLDVASHSRNFLDCIRTRKLTAANQNVMRKSHIACHAAAVAWIFDRKLTIDPQKEVFLNDADANGLIARPDRIWNV; from the coding sequence ATGAAACACCCGCAAAACACATCGCGTCGTCACTTCCTAAAAGCAGCTGGAACAGCCGCTGCTGTTGCTGGAGTTGCCACCTACGTGCCCCGACATGTCCTGGGGGCCGAAGGGACTCCAAGTGCCAACGAAAAGATAAACCTGGGCGTAATCGGTTACGGTAACCGCTGCAAATATGTCATGGGAGGCACCCTGCCCCATGCCGACGTCCGCTGTATTGCCGTTGCTGATGTCTGGTCGAAGCATCGCGAAGATGGCAAAGCGATGGTCGACAAGCACTATCGCAACACCGACTGCGAAACCCTGGTTGACTTTCGCGAGCTATTGCAGCGAAAAGATATTGATGCCGTCTTGATTGCAACCGGAGATCGCTGGCATGCGGCCGCATCGATCCTGGCGGCCAAGGCCGGCAAAGATGTCTACAGTGAAAAGCCATGCGGAATCACGATCGAAGATTGCCAGCAATTGGCCGATACGATCACGGCCGAGCAAAAGGTCTTTCAGGCTGGCACGCAGCGGCGTAGCGTGCCTAATTTTATTAAAGCGGTCGAACTGGCACACTCGGGCAAGCTGGGTGAACTTCAAACGCTTCACGCGTCGGTATATCGACCAGTTCTCGATAACAGTTGGTTACCTGCCCAAACGCAGCCTTCTCCACAGGAATTAGACTGGAACCTTTGGCTGGGCCCTGCGGCGTGGCGTCCGTTCAATCTGGCGTATGTCCAAGGAAAGTGGCGAGGTCAGTGGGATTTCGATTCCGGTGCGCGGCTGTTGGATTGGGGAGCCCATACGCTGGACCTCTGCCAGTGGGCGAACCAAGCCGATGCGACTATGCCGGTCGAGTACCAGCCACACAAAGATGGCATTTCGTGCCGGTACGAGAACGGCGTGAAATTGGAAATCGATTTTCTCGCCGATCCCTTTGGAGATCGCTCGCCGCATTATATTACGCGACTGGGAACGTGCCCGGTTCGATTCATCGGTACCGACGGCTGGGTTGAAACCGGAGACAATGGCGAGATCGTTTGCTCCTCTCCAGCACTGCAGAAAGAGATCACCGAAGATACCTCGCGGGTTCGCGGCTTAGATGTCGCCAGCCACTCGCGAAACTTCCTCGATTGTATTCGCACTCGTAAATTGACGGCTGCCAATCAAAACGTGATGCGCAAGTCGCACATTGCCTGTCACGCAGCTGCTGTGGCTTGGATCTTTGATCGTAAATTAACCATTGATCCACAGAAGGAAGTCTTTCTAAACGATGCGGATGCCAATGGCCTGATCGCTCGGCCAGATCGCATTTGGAACGTGTAG
- a CDS encoding P-II family nitrogen regulator, with translation MKLVIAIIQPSRLESVKEALTEVEVFRLTVMDCQGFGRQKGQTEVYRGHEFTVNLLRKVQLQIAVNEDFVEPTIDAIVKGARSSDKGEIGDGKIFVVPMDDCIRIRTGERGPEAI, from the coding sequence ATGAAACTTGTGATCGCCATCATTCAGCCGAGCCGCTTGGAATCCGTGAAGGAAGCCTTGACTGAGGTCGAGGTTTTTCGTCTGACGGTGATGGATTGCCAAGGTTTTGGCCGCCAAAAGGGGCAGACCGAGGTTTACCGAGGGCACGAGTTCACCGTGAATTTGCTTCGCAAAGTCCAGTTGCAAATCGCCGTCAACGAAGATTTCGTGGAACCGACCATCGACGCGATTGTGAAGGGTGCCCGGTCGAGTGATAAGGGAGAAATCGGCGACGGCAAGATCTTTGTCGTACCGATGGACGACTGTATCCGAATCCGCACCGGCGAACGCGGCCCTGAAGCAATCTAG
- a CDS encoding ABC transporter permease has protein sequence MNDRPSYSRVFLMFLRNSLVRDLSFRSNFWIECVSSLSWVIMNLGFYMLIFSYTDSIGNNTGWGKWEFFVFLSTTLLVNSLVQMFFMPNIQEFSELIRTGKLDFALLKPIDTQFLISFAKVNWPSTANFLFGILLMSISLYQLTHRPSEPIALTVGMVAMFALFLVCGVAILYSLMIVLAASSIWLGRNTSLYDFWFYITSFSRYPMEIYNAGTLGLTLKMIFTFVIPILIVVNVPARILAQPMGVDSTDKWLLTAFMLVATALSLLFSRWVFKMSLKSYRSASS, from the coding sequence ATGAATGACCGACCTTCCTACAGTCGCGTGTTTTTGATGTTTCTGCGAAACAGCCTGGTCCGTGACCTGAGCTTTCGCTCGAATTTCTGGATCGAATGTGTATCGAGTCTTTCTTGGGTGATCATGAACCTGGGCTTTTATATGCTCATTTTCAGCTACACCGACTCGATCGGAAATAATACCGGTTGGGGCAAGTGGGAGTTCTTCGTCTTCCTGTCAACGACGTTGCTGGTCAACAGTTTGGTGCAGATGTTCTTCATGCCGAACATCCAGGAGTTTTCCGAGCTTATCCGCACGGGAAAGCTCGACTTCGCCCTTCTCAAGCCAATCGATACCCAATTTTTGATCAGCTTCGCGAAAGTGAATTGGCCTTCCACTGCCAACTTTTTGTTCGGCATTTTGTTGATGTCGATCAGTCTTTACCAGTTGACGCATCGGCCAAGTGAACCGATCGCATTGACGGTGGGTATGGTGGCGATGTTTGCCCTATTTTTGGTATGTGGCGTCGCGATCCTGTATAGCCTGATGATTGTCTTGGCCGCGTCCAGCATCTGGTTAGGCAGAAATACGTCGCTGTACGACTTCTGGTTCTACATCACCAGTTTCTCGCGTTACCCCATGGAAATCTACAACGCGGGTACCCTGGGGCTGACGTTGAAGATGATCTTTACATTTGTCATTCCGATTCTGATTGTCGTGAATGTGCCAGCACGGATTTTGGCTCAGCCGATGGGCGTTGATTCGACGGACAAATGGTTGCTAACGGCCTTCATGCTTGTCGCGACCGCGCTAAGCCTGCTCTTTTCTCGTTGGGTCTTCAAAATGTCGCTGAAGAGTTACCGCAGCGCCAGCAGTTAG
- a CDS encoding ammonium transporter has protein sequence MVSSLSLPNRVWFAMLAIALGLMISYPISAQDAGTPASEEAPMAEAGEPRAEEAAAEEGPAEEEEAEEPLTAETLMGDVDALWTCLAAFLVFFMQAGFALVEAGFTRAKNACNIVMKNLVDFSIGSLSFWLVGFGLMFGTTNGFLGTDQFFFDGGSEAAIAVNSNVGFNWAFLIFQTVFCATAATIVSGAMAERTKFTSYLVYSVLITVIVYPIFGSWAWGSLYAGDGWLENFGPGFYDFAGSTVVHSVGGWAALAGAITIGPRIGKYTADGKVKPIPGHSIPLGALGVFILWLGWFGFNPGSTTAVGGGSFAYIAVTTNLAAAAGVVGAMITSWIMFSKPDTSFSLNGALAGLVSITAGCDALSPAMAALAGLIGGVIVVLSCVMFDKLKIDDPVGAVSVHGVCGAWGTLAVGLFMTEGGLVNGGGMDQLIAQIVGVAMGFVWAFGVSFVIFNVIKFTIGLRVSAEEEMAGLDITEHGMYAYPPHLVTEGTSQAGHVAS, from the coding sequence ATGGTAAGTTCCCTCTCCCTCCCCAACCGAGTGTGGTTTGCGATGCTCGCAATCGCTCTCGGCCTCATGATCTCTTACCCGATTTCGGCACAAGACGCCGGAACGCCGGCATCGGAAGAAGCTCCGATGGCCGAAGCTGGTGAACCCAGAGCAGAAGAAGCTGCGGCAGAAGAAGGTCCCGCTGAAGAAGAAGAAGCCGAAGAACCTCTCACGGCTGAAACGTTGATGGGCGATGTTGATGCGTTGTGGACCTGCTTGGCAGCGTTCCTCGTTTTCTTCATGCAGGCAGGTTTCGCCTTGGTCGAAGCTGGTTTCACGCGTGCGAAGAATGCCTGTAACATCGTGATGAAGAATCTGGTGGACTTTTCCATCGGGTCTTTGTCTTTCTGGCTGGTTGGTTTTGGCCTGATGTTTGGTACCACCAATGGCTTCCTTGGAACCGATCAGTTTTTCTTCGACGGTGGCAGTGAAGCAGCAATTGCTGTTAACTCGAACGTTGGTTTCAACTGGGCATTTTTGATCTTCCAAACGGTGTTCTGTGCAACTGCCGCAACCATTGTTTCCGGTGCGATGGCAGAACGTACTAAGTTCACCTCTTACCTCGTTTACTCGGTCCTGATCACCGTGATCGTTTATCCGATCTTCGGTAGCTGGGCTTGGGGTAGTCTCTACGCTGGTGACGGCTGGCTCGAAAACTTCGGACCAGGCTTCTACGACTTTGCTGGTTCGACCGTGGTTCACTCGGTCGGTGGTTGGGCTGCTTTGGCAGGTGCGATCACGATCGGCCCTCGTATCGGTAAGTACACCGCAGACGGCAAGGTTAAGCCTATTCCTGGTCACAGCATTCCGCTGGGTGCCTTGGGTGTGTTCATCCTATGGTTGGGATGGTTTGGTTTTAATCCTGGTTCGACCACCGCTGTCGGTGGCGGTTCGTTCGCCTACATTGCTGTTACTACCAACTTGGCTGCTGCAGCTGGTGTCGTCGGTGCGATGATCACTTCGTGGATCATGTTCAGCAAGCCTGACACCTCGTTCAGCTTGAACGGTGCACTTGCTGGTCTGGTCTCGATCACCGCTGGCTGTGACGCATTGAGCCCTGCGATGGCCGCCCTGGCCGGTTTGATCGGTGGCGTGATCGTGGTTCTCTCGTGTGTGATGTTCGACAAGCTGAAGATCGACGATCCTGTCGGTGCTGTCTCGGTCCACGGTGTTTGTGGTGCTTGGGGTACGCTGGCTGTGGGCCTCTTCATGACTGAAGGTGGTCTGGTCAACGGTGGCGGCATGGACCAACTCATCGCTCAGATCGTTGGCGTTGCCATGGGCTTCGTGTGGGCCTTCGGTGTCAGCTTTGTGATCTTCAATGTCATCAAGTTCACCATCGGCTTGCGAGTCAGTGCTGAAGAAGAAATGGCTGGTCTCGATATCACCGAGCACGGCATGTACGCCTACCCGCCACACTTGGTCACCGAAGGCACTAGCCAAGCTGGCCACGTTGCCTCCTAA
- a CDS encoding ABC transporter permease: protein MAELAARASTWWAIFQINFYEKLVYRGDFMLGTLMRFLPIVTQIFLWSAIFSARGNGNSAGEEIVGYTYYNIVAYYLLSTISRAFSSMPGLASGIALQIREGEIKKYLVQPLDLISFFFLNRLAHKLTYYIVAAVPFAIVFFLCRGYFDGWPPTQVLCAYFFSLVLSFMLGFFMEATIGMIGFWFLEVRSLLFVYMLFTFFLSGHMFPLDMLNELGGPWATIVKSLPLMYLAYFPAAVFLEKITGAELMWGLIVQVAWVVFFIVASRLAFHYGVKQYSAYGG, encoded by the coding sequence ATCGAGGTGACTTTATGCTGGGAACGCTCATGCGTTTCTTGCCGATTGTCACGCAAATTTTTCTGTGGTCGGCTATCTTTTCTGCTCGCGGCAATGGGAATAGTGCCGGCGAAGAAATCGTGGGCTACACCTACTACAACATTGTCGCCTATTACTTGCTGTCGACCATATCCAGGGCGTTTTCCAGCATGCCGGGGTTGGCTTCAGGCATTGCACTGCAGATTCGCGAAGGAGAGATCAAGAAGTATCTAGTCCAGCCGTTGGATTTGATTTCCTTCTTCTTCTTAAATCGCTTGGCCCACAAGCTGACGTACTACATAGTGGCAGCCGTGCCGTTTGCGATCGTGTTCTTTCTCTGTCGTGGTTATTTCGACGGGTGGCCGCCAACACAGGTTTTGTGTGCGTATTTCTTCTCGCTGGTTCTTTCGTTTATGTTGGGCTTCTTCATGGAAGCTACCATTGGCATGATCGGGTTCTGGTTTTTGGAAGTTCGGTCGCTGTTGTTTGTCTACATGCTGTTCACGTTCTTCCTGTCCGGGCACATGTTTCCTTTGGACATGCTAAATGAACTGGGGGGCCCTTGGGCGACCATCGTGAAGTCACTGCCGCTAATGTATCTGGCCTATTTCCCGGCGGCTGTATTTCTCGAGAAGATTACCGGCGCGGAACTGATGTGGGGGCTGATCGTACAGGTCGCCTGGGTTGTCTTTTTCATCGTCGCCTCGCGCCTCGCGTTTCATTACGGCGTGAAGCAATATAGCGCTTACGGAGGGTGA
- the cyaB gene encoding class IV adenylate cyclase — translation MKFEVELKFPVDDLTPLESQLEELGGIIEVPKRQVDRYYSHPSRNFAETDEALRIRRVGDQNFITYKGPKVDDSTKTRREIEVPLISGATGAANIVDLFESLGFSPVAEVTKDRRKSDIQYEGFDVMIAMDEVRNLGKFVELEITSGEEEMEAAKEALTKLADQLGLSNSERRSYLELILGAK, via the coding sequence ATGAAATTTGAGGTTGAATTAAAATTTCCGGTCGACGACCTTACGCCCCTCGAATCGCAACTAGAGGAACTGGGCGGGATCATCGAGGTTCCCAAGCGTCAGGTCGACAGGTATTACAGCCACCCCTCTCGGAATTTCGCCGAAACGGATGAAGCGCTGCGAATTCGCCGAGTCGGAGATCAGAACTTCATTACCTACAAAGGGCCAAAAGTCGATGATTCGACAAAAACCCGGCGTGAAATTGAAGTTCCACTCATTTCCGGAGCAACCGGGGCTGCCAACATCGTCGATTTGTTTGAATCGCTTGGATTCTCGCCAGTTGCCGAAGTAACCAAAGATCGCCGAAAGTCAGACATTCAATACGAAGGGTTTGACGTCATGATCGCCATGGACGAAGTACGCAATCTGGGTAAGTTCGTCGAACTCGAAATCACTTCCGGCGAAGAAGAAATGGAAGCCGCGAAAGAAGCGTTGACCAAGCTGGCCGACCAGTTAGGGCTCTCCAATAGCGAGCGTCGGAGTTACCTGGAACTGATCTTAGGCGCGAAGTAA
- a CDS encoding MFS transporter: MSENPLSSTAAEPDKDQPASHPKLDAADGIQFDNGVSRNFAVLSLYQIVLRCGWIFKTESIIIPAVLDIIAGSGWVRGFLPILGRIGQSCPPLLYADRLRSLPLKKWSLFGTSLAMSVAFAGLAAMFIPGVDTAIGKTAMVVGFLGFYFLFFCATGLNQLGFGTAQGKLVPPHLRGRLMLASNVVGAVIAIALAAWLLPKWLAGNTIQVNWIFGFAAFAFVLSALSVIGLKESRDQLEKKIFSPKHLLLESFLVVRNDLRFRWVCLIAAAFGFSLMLFPHYQALARERLDVDLSRMIFWVIIQNAGTAIFSLLGGPLADWKGNRLVLRMMLFGVMILPLGSIALVHSGDLGIYLFDWLFLFVGVTPITFRAFTNYTLELVPAELHPRYLATQSLCIAIPMVLSPFVGLMIDLTSFEAVFSGIAVILFIGWTMTWFLAEPRHEPGHHVQYGEMDVDPDDEV, from the coding sequence ATGAGCGAGAACCCTCTTTCCTCAACCGCCGCTGAGCCAGACAAAGACCAACCGGCCTCCCATCCCAAGCTAGACGCGGCGGATGGTATCCAATTCGACAACGGTGTTTCGCGAAACTTTGCCGTTCTTTCGCTTTATCAGATCGTGCTTCGGTGCGGCTGGATCTTCAAAACCGAAAGCATCATCATTCCAGCCGTCCTCGATATCATCGCCGGATCTGGCTGGGTTCGCGGATTCCTACCCATTCTCGGACGGATTGGCCAAAGTTGCCCGCCACTGTTGTATGCCGATCGGCTGCGAAGCCTGCCGCTGAAAAAATGGTCGCTATTTGGTACGTCGCTGGCCATGTCAGTAGCATTTGCCGGTCTGGCCGCGATGTTTATCCCTGGGGTCGATACGGCGATTGGCAAAACTGCCATGGTCGTTGGGTTTCTCGGCTTTTACTTTCTATTTTTCTGTGCAACGGGTCTCAATCAGCTCGGTTTCGGAACCGCTCAAGGCAAGCTCGTCCCGCCTCATCTGCGAGGGCGGCTCATGCTGGCCTCGAATGTAGTCGGGGCGGTAATTGCCATTGCGCTTGCCGCGTGGCTGCTGCCCAAATGGCTCGCGGGGAACACGATTCAGGTTAATTGGATCTTCGGATTCGCGGCATTTGCGTTCGTGCTTAGTGCGCTGAGCGTCATAGGCCTAAAGGAAAGTCGCGATCAACTCGAAAAGAAAATTTTCTCGCCGAAGCATCTGCTGCTCGAGTCGTTCCTAGTGGTTCGCAACGACCTTCGTTTTCGTTGGGTGTGCCTGATCGCGGCGGCATTCGGTTTTTCGCTGATGCTTTTCCCGCATTATCAAGCACTGGCCCGAGAGCGTCTGGACGTCGATCTTTCACGAATGATCTTCTGGGTCATTATCCAAAATGCCGGCACGGCCATCTTCAGTTTGCTCGGTGGTCCCTTGGCCGACTGGAAAGGGAACCGCCTGGTACTGCGAATGATGCTCTTCGGCGTGATGATCTTACCACTGGGCTCGATTGCCCTGGTTCACTCAGGCGACTTGGGCATTTACCTTTTCGATTGGCTCTTTCTGTTCGTCGGCGTCACGCCCATCACATTTAGGGCGTTTACCAACTACACGCTGGAACTCGTTCCCGCAGAGTTGCATCCACGTTACTTGGCCACACAAAGCCTGTGCATCGCCATCCCAATGGTGCTATCTCCGTTTGTCGGCCTAATGATTGACCTGACGAGCTTTGAAGCCGTCTTTAGCGGAATCGCCGTCATTCTCTTTATCGGCTGGACGATGACGTGGTTCCTGGCCGAACCACGACACGAGCCGGGGCATCATGTGCAATACGGCGAAATGGATGTCGACCCAGACGACGAGGTCTAA
- a CDS encoding TlpA family protein disulfide reductase: MPRLFSRITAATHRKTNSRSGKTMIFVLLCVLAGLAVMLLVSLLGPGGGGAATSHPWVGQQVPPAQLQPLLNVDTAIDTDSFAGKVTLVNFWGPWCGPCLMEFPELLEIRERYADEPDFQLIPISCDGRWMPGQAGLFEEGTEQLKHDSQLILAQYNSDLPVYVDMNANLRQELAKTARQFGYPTNFLVGRDGKVSAVWVGYGGDLAPISKAIGVELKSGQE, from the coding sequence ATGCCACGACTTTTTTCTCGAATCACGGCGGCAACGCACCGAAAAACGAATTCGCGGAGCGGCAAGACCATGATTTTTGTCTTGCTGTGCGTGTTGGCAGGATTGGCGGTCATGCTGCTCGTTTCACTGTTAGGGCCTGGCGGCGGAGGAGCTGCCACCTCGCATCCATGGGTTGGTCAGCAGGTCCCGCCGGCTCAATTGCAGCCACTGCTCAACGTGGACACGGCGATCGATACGGATAGTTTCGCGGGAAAGGTTACGCTAGTCAACTTTTGGGGCCCGTGGTGTGGCCCTTGTCTGATGGAGTTTCCGGAGCTGCTAGAGATTCGCGAGCGTTACGCGGACGAACCGGACTTTCAATTGATTCCTATTTCGTGCGATGGAAGATGGATGCCAGGCCAGGCCGGGTTGTTTGAAGAAGGGACCGAGCAACTCAAGCACGACTCGCAGTTAATACTGGCTCAATACAATTCCGACTTGCCGGTCTATGTCGATATGAACGCGAATCTGCGACAAGAACTGGCTAAAACGGCCCGGCAGTTCGGCTACCCGACTAATTTCCTAGTGGGCCGCGATGGTAAGGTCAGTGCCGTCTGGGTGGGCTATGGTGGCGATCTGGCACCGATTTCCAAGGCCATTGGGGTAGAATTGAAATCGGGCCAAGAGTAA
- a CDS encoding MBL fold metallo-hydrolase, translated as MLARKEIFPNVIELNYQAGELLGCNVYLIFEGNEWLLIDIGFDETVQDYIDVIRNIDFPLANCKTLIATHADVDHIQGLAKAKQILGTTVTSHPLAVKALESGDKLQTFAEIALQDIHLDMPPVKIEHQIKDGDILTVGKLELEVWHTPGHTNSQLSFRMGDLLFSGDNIYRDGCVGAIDAHHGSDIPDFIKSLERIRHSDVKWLLPSHGPIFRKDDAQLDKTIARLNGYLHMADFGTCAVDWPLMDEWEDEIVKGVLPK; from the coding sequence ATGCTGGCTCGCAAAGAAATCTTCCCCAACGTCATCGAACTGAACTACCAAGCAGGCGAGCTTCTAGGCTGCAATGTCTACCTGATTTTCGAGGGAAACGAGTGGCTTCTCATCGACATCGGTTTCGATGAAACGGTCCAAGATTACATCGATGTCATCCGAAACATCGATTTCCCTCTGGCAAATTGTAAAACTCTGATTGCCACCCACGCCGATGTCGATCACATCCAGGGACTGGCCAAAGCCAAGCAGATTCTCGGTACGACCGTGACATCCCACCCGCTGGCAGTAAAGGCCTTAGAGTCTGGCGATAAGCTTCAAACATTCGCCGAGATTGCCCTGCAAGACATTCACCTGGACATGCCCCCAGTTAAGATCGAACATCAGATTAAAGATGGCGATATCCTGACTGTCGGTAAGCTAGAGCTAGAAGTGTGGCACACGCCTGGCCATACCAACAGCCAGTTAAGCTTCCGGATGGGAGACCTGCTTTTTTCCGGTGACAATATCTATCGCGATGGATGTGTTGGGGCGATCGATGCTCATCACGGCAGCGATATCCCAGACTTCATCAAGTCGCTCGAACGCATTCGTCACAGCGACGTGAAATGGCTCCTTCCCAGCCACGGTCCCATCTTCCGCAAAGACGATGCCCAACTCGATAAGACCATTGCCCGTTTAAATGGCTATCTTCACATGGCCGATTTTGGGACGTGTGCGGTGGACTGGCCCTTGATGGACGAGTGGGAAGACGAAATCGTCAAAGGCGTTCTACCCAAGTAG